Proteins co-encoded in one Halococcoides cellulosivorans genomic window:
- a CDS encoding HEAT repeat domain-containing protein: MQQRRRRAAHLRDQAERDPSSIASEAPYLVGLLNVDREDTRRDAAAALRALATTDFDAIDAAFDRVVDRSEYGERLERRALDTISRGIEYDIIGWETEQFLPYLDAPDYRVRVSAARAIDGIADQNIDDVGAQSQAIRAALHGSQCDVRINLLGALRQLAWDDADLVVPEIDWLAQQLDNPAPEVRTRAAGTLGGIASTYPERVRSTVPALRTLLHREDHDTMRDPLLALAGIATECPDAVEGAVVDVAAHLDHDTDDCRAYAAIICREVSRAHPGAVAPAVDPLGGVIDDEPRTRTAALWALTKFGYSHPDAVRHLTDDAVAVLDADDSSTRRLAADFLASVGRVYPDDVRPAVADLVARLDDGPAVVEQALEALSTVAGAHPDALVDHVERIAATLDHDDTAVQARSAETLAALAEQRPAVVRPVDDQIAALRGATNDRLAEAIPRALAALDPSTESEADEETADAAEPSSGDETADAVELSSGDETADAAEPSAGDGTPQDTGASDDGITTGEEDPVVEPIISGTDQTAVTAAADATDETAVTEESDDESVDATDDSGEDDPEPSRTLSSAAQRALDRYAED, translated from the coding sequence ATGCAGCAGCGACGTCGGCGCGCGGCCCACCTCCGCGACCAGGCCGAGCGCGACCCATCGTCGATCGCGTCCGAAGCGCCGTATCTGGTCGGCCTCCTGAACGTCGACCGCGAGGACACCCGTCGGGACGCCGCGGCCGCGCTCCGTGCGCTCGCGACGACCGATTTCGACGCAATCGATGCGGCGTTCGACCGCGTGGTCGACCGGTCCGAGTATGGTGAACGGCTCGAACGCCGGGCCCTCGACACGATCTCGAGAGGCATCGAATACGACATCATCGGGTGGGAGACCGAGCAGTTTCTCCCGTATCTCGACGCTCCGGACTACCGCGTTCGTGTGTCCGCCGCGCGTGCCATCGACGGGATCGCGGACCAGAATATCGACGATGTGGGCGCTCAGAGCCAGGCGATCCGGGCCGCGCTCCACGGATCGCAGTGTGACGTCCGGATCAACCTCCTCGGTGCGCTCCGACAGCTCGCCTGGGACGACGCCGACCTGGTGGTTCCCGAGATCGACTGGCTCGCCCAGCAACTCGACAATCCCGCCCCGGAGGTGCGGACCAGGGCGGCGGGCACGCTCGGTGGGATCGCCAGCACGTATCCCGAGCGCGTCCGATCGACCGTGCCAGCGCTCCGGACGCTCCTTCATCGTGAGGATCACGACACGATGCGGGACCCCCTGCTCGCGCTCGCCGGGATCGCGACGGAGTGTCCCGATGCCGTCGAGGGGGCAGTGGTGGACGTCGCGGCCCATCTCGATCACGATACCGACGACTGTCGGGCATACGCCGCGATCATCTGTCGGGAGGTGTCCAGAGCGCATCCCGGTGCCGTCGCCCCCGCCGTCGACCCGCTCGGCGGCGTCATCGACGACGAGCCACGAACCCGCACCGCCGCGCTCTGGGCGCTCACGAAGTTCGGATACTCGCATCCGGACGCCGTTCGACACCTCACCGACGACGCGGTCGCGGTGCTCGACGCCGACGACTCGTCGACGCGACGACTTGCGGCGGACTTCCTCGCGTCCGTCGGGCGTGTGTATCCCGACGACGTTCGCCCCGCCGTCGCCGACCTCGTCGCCCGCCTCGACGACGGTCCTGCCGTGGTCGAACAGGCCCTCGAAGCGCTCTCCACCGTCGCCGGGGCCCACCCGGACGCACTCGTCGACCACGTTGAACGGATCGCCGCGACACTCGATCACGACGACACGGCCGTCCAGGCCCGGAGCGCGGAGACGCTCGCCGCGCTGGCCGAACAGCGCCCGGCGGTGGTCCGGCCCGTGGACGACCAGATCGCCGCGCTGCGCGGCGCGACGAACGATCGGCTCGCCGAGGCCATCCCCCGGGCGCTGGCGGCGCTCGATCCGTCGACCGAATCCGAGGCGGACGAGGAGACCGCGGACGCTGCGGAGCCGTCGAGCGGTGACGAGACCGCGGACGCTGTGGAGCTGTCGAGCGGTGACGAGACCGCGGACGCTGCGGAGCCGTCGGCTGGCGACGGGACTCCACAAGACACCGGGGCGTCGGACGACGGAATCACGACGGGCGAGGAGGACCCCGTCGTCGAACCGATCATTTCGGGAACGGATCAGACAGCTGTGACGGCGGCCGCCGACGCGACGGACGAAACGGCGGTCACCGAGGAATCGGACGACGAGTCGGTCGACGCGACGGACGACAGTGGAGAGGACGACCCTGAGCCGTCCCGAACACTCAGTTCGGCGGCCCAGCGCGCACTCGATCGCTACGCCGAGGACTGA
- a CDS encoding rubrerythrin — MSVTQSIDSVHQFARLIQIGVVLEELVETRARAQTGAVEEPIRSHLEAAAATAAEHRTRLLGVLDAIDADHGPAEELQTLVQHRYEADQEFDHVLYEHLCNVETAYKFYEDLSEALDASTVALSVEGEAIPDRIAHLMADERRTVEATTDLLDELEGNSEAADGSEASDESGASGAADGSGAPDDPTGGDRS; from the coding sequence GTGAGCGTCACGCAGTCGATCGATTCGGTCCACCAGTTCGCCCGTCTGATTCAGATCGGGGTCGTCCTGGAGGAACTCGTCGAGACCCGCGCCAGGGCCCAGACCGGCGCCGTCGAGGAGCCGATCCGATCGCATCTGGAGGCCGCCGCGGCGACCGCCGCCGAGCACCGGACGCGCCTGCTGGGCGTCCTCGACGCGATCGATGCCGATCACGGGCCGGCCGAGGAACTCCAGACGCTCGTCCAGCACCGCTACGAGGCCGATCAAGAGTTCGATCACGTCCTCTACGAACACCTCTGTAACGTCGAGACCGCCTACAAGTTCTACGAAGACCTCAGCGAGGCCCTCGACGCCTCGACGGTCGCACTCTCGGTCGAGGGCGAAGCGATTCCGGACCGGATCGCCCACCTCATGGCCGACGAACGCCGCACGGTCGAGGCGACGACCGATCTGCTCGACGAACTCGAAGGCAACTCGGAGGCGGCGGACGGATCGGAAGCGTCAGACGAGTCGGGGGCGTCGGGAGCGGCGGACGGATCGGGAGCGCCAGACGATCCAACGGGAGGCGATCGATCGTGA
- a CDS encoding metal-dependent transcriptional regulator: MNTADQYLRAIYLIQSVEDGPASTGAVADRLDVSPASANEMIGKLESQDLLDHEKYEGVTLTDGGIERARNVLETYCIIERFLLEVLEVEDFRAEARQLEGVIDDLVAERLDTIIDREPECPDCFDAEAGACEKLIVTDEAPSQ, encoded by the coding sequence GTGAACACCGCGGATCAGTACCTCCGGGCGATCTACCTGATCCAGTCGGTCGAGGACGGCCCGGCGTCGACGGGCGCGGTCGCGGATCGACTGGACGTCAGCCCCGCGAGCGCCAACGAGATGATCGGGAAACTCGAATCGCAAGACCTCCTCGATCACGAGAAATACGAGGGCGTCACGCTCACGGACGGAGGCATCGAGCGCGCCCGGAACGTCCTCGAAACGTACTGCATCATCGAGCGATTCCTGCTCGAAGTCCTGGAGGTCGAAGACTTCCGCGCGGAGGCCCGCCAACTCGAAGGCGTCATCGACGACCTGGTCGCCGAACGACTCGACACGATCATCGACCGCGAACCCGAGTGCCCGGACTGTTTCGACGCCGAGGCCGGGGCGTGTGAGAAGCTGATCGTCACCGACGAAGCGCCGTCGCAGTGA
- a CDS encoding AAA family ATPase gives MEPFSPWIGAASALFVVAVLAAYMDALEQPTWEQVLALGAIFVSTAGLLVTFDWRIIPIGVVGTVLYVFVDEDDGESLGSDDNDEHVTDAEDLVESDPGRDFDDVGGMNDLKATLRERVIRPLRSPGQYQRYGLGATDGVLLYGPPGCGKTYMAGAVAGELGFNFIEVGPTDFASKWVGQAPQNVENVFEAAREHSPCIVFIDEIDAVAGDRSSDMTNSEQQMVNQLLTELQSDNDDVVVIGATNYLDDIDDAILRSGRFDERIEVPPPDPAAREEIFALHLPDRKTTDGIDLDAAVTATEGYASSDVELVAELAARHAMAAGDPVDSGHVAAAIEETTTSLTGWLHRYDHIGLGEDSSVAQPDGTNLPAAEVVESDLATTFDDVPGMNDQKRALVERLIEPLANPDAYADHDVDVVDGVVLYGPPGCGKAALTRALAGELGLPLIELGPETLVERDDADPGEVVDELCAIARANAPSVLHVEALETLAPTDARQATLGHHLASALRAIESADVVVVGTTSDLTSVENEVLATGVFDDRIEVPAPDRDTRQAVLEAWIDADVVADHFDWGRGARVLDGYALTDIETIAEQVARTAVRTDDPATVGDVERVAEEIGSSLGESVEQPGLSYIN, from the coding sequence ATGGAGCCATTCAGCCCCTGGATCGGCGCAGCATCGGCACTGTTCGTCGTCGCCGTGCTCGCGGCGTACATGGACGCACTCGAACAGCCGACCTGGGAGCAGGTGCTCGCCCTCGGAGCGATCTTCGTCTCGACGGCTGGCCTGCTCGTCACCTTCGACTGGCGGATCATCCCGATCGGTGTCGTCGGGACTGTCCTGTACGTCTTCGTCGACGAGGACGACGGCGAATCGCTCGGGTCGGACGACAACGACGAGCACGTCACCGACGCCGAGGACCTCGTCGAGAGTGACCCGGGACGGGATTTCGACGACGTCGGCGGCATGAACGACCTGAAAGCGACGCTGCGCGAGCGGGTCATCCGGCCGTTACGATCGCCCGGGCAGTACCAGCGGTACGGCCTCGGAGCGACCGACGGCGTGCTGTTGTACGGCCCGCCCGGCTGTGGGAAGACGTACATGGCGGGCGCGGTCGCGGGCGAACTGGGGTTCAACTTCATCGAGGTCGGCCCGACGGACTTCGCGAGCAAGTGGGTCGGGCAGGCCCCACAGAACGTCGAGAACGTCTTCGAGGCCGCACGCGAGCACAGTCCGTGTATCGTCTTCATCGACGAGATCGACGCCGTCGCGGGCGACCGGAGCAGTGACATGACCAACAGCGAACAGCAGATGGTCAACCAGTTGCTCACCGAACTCCAGTCCGACAACGACGACGTCGTCGTTATCGGCGCGACGAACTACCTCGACGATATCGACGACGCAATCCTCCGATCGGGCCGGTTCGACGAGCGCATCGAAGTGCCCCCACCGGACCCCGCCGCCCGTGAAGAGATCTTCGCGTTGCACTTGCCCGATCGGAAGACCACCGACGGGATCGACCTCGACGCCGCGGTCACGGCGACCGAGGGATACGCGTCGAGTGACGTCGAACTCGTCGCCGAACTCGCCGCACGCCACGCGATGGCGGCCGGCGACCCGGTCGACAGCGGGCACGTCGCGGCAGCCATCGAGGAGACCACGACGAGTCTGACCGGGTGGCTCCACCGCTACGATCACATCGGACTCGGCGAGGACAGTTCGGTCGCCCAGCCGGACGGGACGAACCTCCCGGCCGCAGAGGTCGTCGAGAGCGACCTGGCGACGACCTTCGACGACGTCCCCGGCATGAACGATCAGAAACGAGCACTCGTCGAACGGTTGATCGAACCGCTCGCGAACCCCGACGCGTACGCCGATCACGACGTCGACGTCGTCGACGGCGTCGTACTCTACGGCCCACCGGGCTGTGGGAAGGCGGCGCTTACTCGCGCACTCGCGGGTGAACTGGGGCTTCCGCTGATCGAACTCGGCCCCGAGACCCTGGTCGAGCGCGACGACGCCGATCCGGGCGAGGTCGTCGACGAACTCTGTGCCATCGCGCGGGCGAACGCCCCGTCGGTCCTCCACGTCGAGGCGCTGGAGACACTCGCCCCGACCGACGCCCGTCAGGCCACGCTCGGCCACCACCTCGCCAGCGCGCTCCGGGCGATCGAATCGGCCGACGTCGTGGTCGTCGGGACGACCAGTGACCTGACGAGCGTCGAGAACGAGGTCCTCGCGACGGGCGTGTTCGACGATCGCATCGAAGTCCCCGCTCCCGATCGCGACACTCGGCAGGCGGTACTCGAAGCGTGGATCGACGCCGACGTCGTCGCCGACCACTTCGACTGGGGGCGTGGCGCACGCGTGCTCGACGGCTATGCGCTGACCGACATCGAGACGATCGCCGAACAGGTCGCCCGGACCGCCGTCCGTACCGACGATCCCGCGACCGTCGGCGACGTGGAGCGCGTCGCCGAAGAGATCGGCTCCAGTCTCGGTGAGTCCGTCGAACAACCTGGGCTGAGTTACATCAATTAG
- a CDS encoding translation initiation factor eIF-2B — MIDETIEEIEEMQTHSSSVVAVKAARALASLTAQEFPTVEEYVRALERNSSALRRAKPSHATLYNTQRRIIHTVAEGEYDAVSAAKEATERVIDEVIDTVESAKAEAAANAAAELADDETILTHDYSTTVIETLERLAAVENGVAQRPITLYITEARPRYLGRKTARYFGPIEGIDVHLIVDSASAQYLPECDRVLVGMDSLVDDVLYNRVGTHTLSAAAADAGVPVTAVGASTKIPEGGFQFQNERRPVSEVMREPAEGFVVENVNYDGTPIELLDSIATDDGIRRPE, encoded by the coding sequence ATGATTGACGAGACGATCGAGGAGATCGAAGAGATGCAGACGCACTCCTCCTCGGTGGTCGCGGTCAAGGCCGCCCGTGCGCTGGCCTCGCTGACGGCCCAGGAGTTCCCCACCGTCGAGGAGTACGTCCGCGCGCTCGAACGCAACAGTAGCGCGCTCCGGCGCGCGAAACCCTCGCACGCCACGCTGTACAACACTCAGCGCCGGATCATCCACACCGTCGCGGAGGGCGAGTACGACGCAGTCAGCGCCGCGAAAGAAGCCACCGAACGGGTCATCGACGAGGTGATCGACACCGTCGAGTCCGCCAAAGCCGAGGCCGCCGCGAACGCCGCCGCAGAGTTGGCCGACGACGAGACGATTCTGACCCACGACTACTCGACGACCGTGATCGAGACGCTCGAACGCCTGGCCGCGGTCGAAAACGGCGTCGCCCAGCGCCCGATCACGCTGTATATCACCGAAGCGCGCCCCCGCTATCTCGGCCGCAAGACCGCCCGGTATTTCGGGCCGATCGAGGGGATCGACGTTCACCTGATCGTCGACAGCGCGAGCGCGCAGTACCTCCCCGAATGCGATCGCGTGCTCGTCGGGATGGACAGCCTGGTCGACGACGTGCTCTACAACCGCGTCGGTACGCACACCCTCTCGGCGGCGGCCGCCGACGCGGGCGTGCCGGTCACCGCGGTCGGTGCGTCGACGAAGATCCCCGAAGGGGGCTTTCAGTTCCAAAACGAGCGTCGCCCGGTCAGCGAAGTCATGCGCGAACCCGCGGAGGGATTCGTCGTCGAGAACGTCAACTACGACGGCACGCCGATCGAACTGCTGGATTCGATCGCGACCGACGACGGAATTCGCCGGCCCGAATGA
- a CDS encoding isochorismate synthase — translation MNSVGESAVASGGLTTRAERIADGSVLAAFDGLDRPRMAWLRADERRVVGGQVARVTAAGSDRFETIEERATATLATVDTTGPAGQSPRWYGGAAFTPDSESWAGFAPAAVVLPAVVAARVDGETWLVVRGRDRVDARFERLRMAIEGQDPPAHDPPGIDAVERRPDRMEWIRQVERVTDAIGAGQLRKVVLARSLHADLGGPVGIGGALADLGDRYPDCTRFAVAPVGGGTFLGATPEILLDRRGRTVTTTALAGSAARGGSRAADADLAAELQASAKDDHEHRVVVDAIVDQLESLPASVSVADRRLRRLASVQHLETPIEATLDTDVHALSVADALHPTPAVGGQPPDRAMMRIADLEGIDRGWYAAPVGWFDATGDGSFAVAIRSALIEGRRAHCFAGAGLVADSDPDAEWSETELKYRPMLDLLE, via the coding sequence ATGAATTCGGTGGGCGAGTCCGCCGTCGCGTCGGGCGGGCTGACGACGCGAGCCGAGCGGATTGCCGACGGCTCCGTTTTAGCTGCCTTCGACGGTCTCGATCGGCCACGCATGGCCTGGCTCCGGGCCGACGAGCGACGCGTCGTCGGTGGGCAGGTCGCCCGGGTCACGGCAGCGGGGTCGGATCGGTTCGAGACCATCGAGGAGCGCGCCACTGCGACGCTCGCGACGGTCGACACGACGGGTCCCGCCGGGCAGTCGCCGCGGTGGTACGGCGGCGCGGCGTTCACACCGGACTCGGAGTCGTGGGCGGGGTTCGCTCCGGCGGCGGTCGTCCTCCCGGCGGTCGTCGCGGCCCGGGTCGACGGCGAGACCTGGCTCGTCGTCCGCGGTCGTGACCGCGTCGACGCCCGGTTCGAGCGACTCCGGATGGCGATCGAAGGCCAGGACCCACCCGCTCACGATCCGCCCGGGATCGACGCGGTCGAGCGCCGCCCCGACCGCATGGAGTGGATCCGGCAGGTCGAGCGCGTGACTGACGCTATCGGGGCGGGTCAGCTTCGCAAGGTCGTCCTCGCCCGGTCGTTGCATGCCGACCTCGGGGGTCCCGTCGGGATCGGTGGCGCACTCGCGGATCTCGGTGATCGCTACCCCGACTGCACGCGATTCGCGGTCGCGCCCGTCGGCGGCGGCACCTTCCTCGGCGCGACCCCGGAGATCTTGCTCGATCGTCGGGGCCGGACGGTCACCACGACGGCACTCGCTGGCTCGGCCGCCCGCGGCGGGTCACGAGCGGCCGACGCCGATCTGGCCGCGGAACTCCAGGCCAGCGCGAAAGACGACCACGAACACCGCGTCGTCGTCGACGCCATCGTCGACCAACTGGAATCGCTGCCCGCGAGCGTCAGCGTGGCCGACCGACGACTCCGTCGACTGGCCTCGGTCCAGCACCTCGAAACGCCGATCGAGGCGACTCTCGACACCGACGTACACGCTCTGTCGGTTGCGGACGCGCTGCACCCGACGCCGGCCGTCGGTGGCCAGCCCCCGGATCGCGCCATGATGCGGATCGCGGACCTGGAGGGGATCGATCGGGGGTGGTACGCCGCGCCCGTCGGGTGGTTCGACGCGACCGGTGACGGCTCCTTTGCGGTCGCGATTCGGTCGGCGCTGATCGAGGGCCGTCGCGCGCACTGTTTCGCCGGCGCTGGCCTCGTCGCGGACTCGGACCCGGACGCCGAGTGGTCGGAGACCGAATTGAAGTACCGCCCGATGCTCGATCTACTCGAATGA
- a CDS encoding CDP-alcohol phosphatidyltransferase family protein, which produces MPDDWGPIRELRRRLPWIDPTADADRTSVVSTLVGADLLSLVALFFAWVATLLFVGREPNWAIVAMIAAFVFDKLDGSWARYRGTDSDLGRRIDSYVDVFVYLVTAALLFDLELSPHVGASVVVGFAILAIGGLRLVRHTVEGFTEIDQTKYYHGTTVVHTNAVVVANYLLVALTDVWNGWLAALTIVLACPLMISDYRAPKSTGAHRLVAVLGVLVVAVVLAIEFGWLPN; this is translated from the coding sequence ATGCCCGACGATTGGGGGCCGATCCGCGAACTCCGTCGGCGGTTGCCCTGGATCGACCCGACGGCGGACGCGGATCGGACGAGTGTGGTCTCCACGCTCGTCGGGGCCGATCTGCTGAGTCTCGTCGCCCTCTTTTTCGCCTGGGTGGCGACGCTGTTGTTCGTCGGCCGGGAGCCGAACTGGGCGATCGTCGCGATGATCGCGGCGTTCGTGTTCGACAAACTCGACGGATCGTGGGCGCGATATCGCGGGACGGACTCGGATCTCGGCCGCCGGATCGACTCCTACGTCGACGTGTTCGTCTACCTGGTGACAGCGGCGCTACTCTTCGATCTGGAACTGTCCCCACACGTCGGCGCGAGCGTCGTCGTCGGCTTCGCCATCCTCGCCATCGGCGGTCTGCGACTCGTTCGCCACACCGTCGAGGGGTTCACCGAGATCGATCAGACGAAATATTATCATGGGACGACCGTCGTCCACACGAACGCTGTCGTCGTGGCGAACTACTTGCTGGTGGCGTTGACCGACGTCTGGAACGGGTGGCTCGCGGCGCTGACGATCGTTCTGGCCTGTCCGCTGATGATCTCCGATTACCGCGCGCCGAAATCGACCGGGGCGCATCGTCTGGTCGCCGTGCTTGGCGTCCTCGTGGTCGCGGTCGTACTCGCGATCGAGTTCGGCTGGCTGCCTAATTGA
- a CDS encoding DUF2085 domain-containing protein codes for MRIDRDELRAGLRATTPYLLAHHTPDAWDHCYRTTILGRTIRLCARCLGIYPGVLVGLVLATALPSGPGLALVAVGPLPALLDWTITGLTDRRGVNPVRTATGAALGIAYGVGLWTLVVDRSAVVFAVGVGYALLAVGALVVVHRKE; via the coding sequence GTGCGCATCGACCGCGACGAACTCCGCGCTGGCCTCCGTGCGACCACCCCGTACCTGCTCGCCCACCACACGCCCGATGCGTGGGATCACTGTTACCGAACCACGATATTGGGGCGGACCATTCGGCTCTGTGCGCGGTGTCTGGGGATCTATCCGGGTGTGCTCGTCGGCCTCGTGCTCGCGACGGCGCTCCCGTCCGGCCCTGGCCTGGCCCTCGTCGCGGTCGGCCCGCTCCCCGCACTGCTCGACTGGACGATCACCGGCCTGACCGACCGTCGGGGAGTCAATCCGGTCCGGACGGCGACCGGCGCGGCGCTCGGTATCGCCTACGGCGTCGGCCTCTGGACGCTCGTCGTCGACCGATCGGCGGTGGTGTTCGCCGTCGGTGTCGGCTACGCCCTCCTCGCGGTCGGGGCGCTGGTCGTCGTCCACCGAAAGGAGTAG
- a CDS encoding TM2 domain-containing protein encodes MAYCQNCGESVEESADVCPECGASLPSEDATDSEKVVAGVFAILLGSIGAHKFYQGNTKLGVLYLCFFWTGLPGVIGLAEGILMLVADDHEYEQKYADGSVFGSFDFD; translated from the coding sequence ATGGCTTACTGTCAGAACTGCGGTGAGAGCGTCGAGGAGTCCGCGGACGTCTGTCCCGAGTGTGGGGCCAGCCTGCCCTCCGAGGACGCCACGGACTCCGAAAAGGTGGTCGCGGGCGTGTTCGCGATCCTCCTCGGGAGTATCGGGGCCCACAAGTTCTACCAGGGGAACACCAAACTCGGCGTCCTCTATCTCTGCTTTTTCTGGACGGGCCTCCCCGGCGTGATCGGTCTCGCTGAGGGAATTTTGATGCTCGTTGCCGACGACCACGAGTACGAGCAGAAATACGCCGACGGGAGCGTCTTCGGGAGTTTCGATTTCGACTGA